Genomic window (Trichomycterus rosablanca isolate fTriRos1 chromosome 16, fTriRos1.hap1, whole genome shotgun sequence):
ttgtactgaatcaggaatcacgagtctgaAATCTTAATTAACCCGGATTctacgagtcctctgactggctgctgctaagtacgcaaggcgagtgagccgactcactggaaacacctctgactcagatgatttggctgaaccggcttcactccagtgtatgaatctaagtaataagttaaatatttaatagttaagaatttaccaccactataaatacttcactgtttgagtagcgcagtgggcagcgcGCATCGCGCACGTTCTtctgccctaggttcgaatccggcttagggcgaaactaaagtaacacaagcagggccggcgctatgaggggcgctggggtgggcattgccccaaccctcccccaattttcttactgcccccctaagcaacgcagtccagaaccgggctgCATGTCGGTGttaagatggattatgtaaaaattttgttttcactattgagaaaaaatgttacatgatgtttatgcatgttcttttacctaaaatatggttctgatttatcattaaagaatgaaaataatatatgttaaacagcttaaattaaacattttgataatgttcctaccCCCCccagttggcaaccctagctgGTACTCTACATAGTAAACTAATTGATTTAGGATGGTTCTTCCATTAATTGGCTGAAGCAAGAAGATGCTGCCAGTAATAGTAGTCATATACCTTAAGTGTTTTGTTCTCAATCAGGGAATAAAATTGTACTCAAATAAAATTTGAGTGTACGCAGACATCACATCAGGGACAGTATGTTATTTTAATCTTTTGTTATTTGTTTTCCTGTTATTTCTTTACTCCTTTCTGTCCTTTTTCTTTCTTAGACTGGCTAAGGAAGAGGTATTATACATAAAAGAGGCAAAACAGCAAGAGGAGAAGATTGAGCAGTTGAAAGCTGAATCAGGAGATGAGTATGTAATTAAAAAacaggtaaataaaaaaaattaaaatgtaaactaTAAAAATACAAGAATATAAATTCTGAGACAGAAAAAtgcttgttttactttttttattgaattctataaaaaaaagattacaaATCTCACAAAACAATGCTTTGCAACAACTTTATTTATGAAGGCACTTGAAGACAGATAAAGTCAAGCATCAAGTACCATCACATTATGCTCTATAGAATACTGTGAAATGATGCGGTGATGACCGGGATTATGAGAATTTGCAGCTTGTGTCAGCTTGAGTGCATGCTGTCATTACAGCATAAGGAGACATATTAAGTACTGTATTTAAACTGCAAACAGTCTCTGCACAGGACCAGAGATTGTATTTAGGGTATGAGTAATTTTTGAAATTACTATATGTGGCctaataaaatgttataaaaaaccctgttaatatttttgttgAACTTTGCCGACAAAGTTGCTGTTGCCtgatgatttaaaaataaacaaacagatacCATTAATACGTTTGACTGCAATGACGGGTTTCTGTTTATCATGGGTTTCTGGGGCATTTCTCTGTTCGTGGTCCATATGTTGCCACCTAGTGGACTGGAAAAGAAACGGCATGCGTGCTTACACATGCATTCACACACTAACTTCAGCTTGACATGATTTcgaaaaaaacaattaataaacaatataaatagcATCGTAATATACAGTAATAATGTATTTGTAGACAATGTCTTTAAATTTGATTGATATTGTTAGTATAGTAGTTCTTGATAGCAGACTAACTTTTAAAGAGCTTTAGCATGACCATTGCAGTAATTGCAGTATTTCCACagcagatatacagtgtatcacaaaagtgagtacacccctcacatttctgcagatatttaagtatatcttttcatgggacaacactgacaaaatgacactttgacacaatgaaaagtagtctgtgtgcagcttatataacagtgtaaatttattctttcctcaaaataactcaatatacagccattaatgtctaaaccaccagcaacaaaagtgagtacaccccttagtgaaagttcctgaagtgtcaatattttgtgtggccaccattatttcccagaactgccttaactctcctgggcatggagtttaccagagcttcacaggttgccactggaatgcttttccactcctccatgatgacatcacggagctggcggatattcgagactttgcgctcctccaccttccgcttgaggatgccccaaagatgttctattgggtttaggtctggagacatgcttggccagtccatcacctttaccctcagcctcttcaataaagcagtggtcgtcttagaggtgtgtttggggtcattatcatgctgaaacactgccctgcaacccagtttccggagggaggggatcatgctctgcttcagtatttcacagtacatattggagttcatgtgtccctcaatgaaatgtaactccccaacacctgctgcactcatgcagccccagaccatggcattcccaccaccatgcttgactgtaggcatgacacacttatctttgtactcctcacctgattgccgccacacatgcttgagaccatctgaaccaaacaaattaatcttggtctcatcagaccataggacatggttccagtaatccatgtcctttgttgacatgtcttcagcaaactgtttgcgggctttcttgtgtagagacttcagaagaggcttccttctggggtgacagccatgcagaccaatttgatgtagtgtgcggcgtatggtctgagcactgacaggctgaccccccaccttttcaatctctgcagcaatgctgacagcactcttgcgcctatctttcaaagacagcagttggttgtgacgctgagcatgtgcactcagcttctttggacgaccaacgcgaggtctgttctgagtggaccctgctcttttaaaacgctggatgatcttggccactgtgctgcagctcagtttcagggtgttggcaatcttcttgtagccttggccatcttcatgtagcgcaacaattcgtcttttaagatcctcagagagttctttgccatgaggtgccatgttggaactttcagtgaccagtatgagagagtgtgagagctgtactactaaattgaacacacctgctccctatgcacacctgagacctagtaacactaacaaatcacatgacattttggagggaaaatgacaagcagtgctcaatttggacatttaggggtgtagtctcttaggggtgtagtctcttaggggtgtactcacttttgttgccggtggtttagacattaatggctgtatattgagttattttgagggaagaataaatttacactgttatataagctgcacacagactacttttcattgtgtcaaagtgtaattttgtcagtgttgtcccatgaaaagatatacttaaatatctgcagaaatgtgaggggtgtactcacttttgtgatacactgtatatatatatatatatattttatatatacaggggttggacaatgaaactgaaacacctggttttagaccacaataatttattagtatggtgtagggcctccttttgcggccaatacagcgtcaattcgtcttggaaatgacatatacaagtcctgcacagtggtcagagggattttaagccattcttcttgcaggatagtggccaggtcactacgtgatgctggtggaggaaaacgtttcctgactcgcttctccaaaacaccccaaagtggctcaataatatttagatctggtgactgtgcaggccatgggagatgttcaacttcactttcatgttcatcaaaccaatctttcaccagtcttgctgtgtgtattggtgcattgtcatcctgatacacggcaccgccttcaggatacaatgtttgaaccattggatgcacatggtcctccagaatggttcggtagtccttggcagtgacgcgcccatctagcacaagtattgggccaagggaatgccatgatatggcagcccaaaccatcactgatccacccccatgcttcactctgggcatgcaacagtctgggtggtacgcttctttggggcttctccacaccgtaactctcccggatgtgggggaaacagtaaaggtggactcatcagagaacaatacatgtccacagcccaagatttgcgctccttgcaccattgaaaccgacgtttggcattggcacgagtgaccaaaggtttggctatagcagcccggccgtgtatgttgaccctgtggagctcccgacggacagttctggtggaaacaggagagttgaggtgcacatttaattctgccgtgatttgggcagccgtggttttatgttttttggatacaatccgggttagcacccgaacatccctttcagacagcttcctcttgcgtccacagttaatcctgttggatgtggtttgtccttcttggtggtatgctgacattaccctggataccgtggctccttctgaccactgtgcaggacttgtatatgtcccactgtgcaggactttttttttttttttttttaaagaaaatagcaaAAAAGTAGGAAGGAAAAAGAAGCACAAAAACAAGTGTGTAAATTACTATTGGTGAGAAGGTCTGtttgggatgtgtgtgtgtatcattcTATCAAAACTATCAGGCTTAGTATTTTTTTGGCTCACCTTTTTGTGCTAAActtgttaaaaaaagaatagtATTTGTAAGCAATATTGCAAATACTTAAGGTTGTTTACCGTCTATTGCATAATATTGTTAAATGATTCATTAAATCCAGGGAAAATCTTTagtccatgtagggcaaggCTGCAAACCACTATTAAATGTGCATGAATTTTAATCCCTTTACctgcattgcatgagaaaccatcatacTGCTGTGATAAATATCACACATGGGTTTGGGAGTACCGCTGTCACTTAACACAttctgctgcatcaagaaatgcaacctgaaactcatgAAAAGAGAAGGCCACACATCAGTTTTATGCCATAATGTCTAAGTTCTCTGTGCCGAGTTTATTTTAGATGTACTGAgggacagtggaaacgtgtgctgtggtcatataagtccatgtttcagctttttcAGCAAGATGATGTCAGGCCTCATTCAGCACACACTACAAAAGCGTGTTTTATATGAAAGCATATATTCATATTTCAGAATTAGCATGTATACATTCTGTAGTTTGTAGTGCTAACTAAATATGACAGTACATTGAACAACAGCTTGTTTATAGGAGAGCAATCAATCTATACATGATTTTTAACTACtagtaaaaaaaagtttaattacAAATTTTTTCTTTCTAATTACAATTCttttttgtgtatattttttataattggcTAGATAGAGGTGCTGCAGGAGTCTAAAATGATGATTCCTGACTGTCATCGCCGTTTAGCCATGGCTCATGCTGACCTACAGCAACTTCTGGTAAGTGCttacacccactcacacacccttGTAATGATCTGCAAAATATCTGTTAGAAGACAGAGATATTAGGAAGCCAgagaatttaaatttaaattttctcATTGAATTCTCATGGTTTAAGAATGACAAGAATGTGTAAATGTGGCAGCTCTTTGGTCACCATCAGTCCTACATCTTAAagacttttaattaaaaacaagtaaacacaaTCTGCTGTTGTATCTTATAGttgtttgcatgctctccctgtgtctgcgtgggtttcctctgggaactccggtttcctccaatagtccaaagacatgcaagtgaggtgaattggacatactaaattgtccaggactgtgctgggtataaccttgtgaactgaagaaccttgtgtaatgagtaactaccgttcctgtcatgaatgtaaccaaagtgtaagacatgacgttaaaatcctaataaacaaacaaacaatatctTACAGTTGTTTTAACTACTTTTTGTGTATTTGTCTCTTCTAAATGTTAGTTGTACATCTTTATTGCCATCAAACAAGAAATGTTTGTTAATTCTTTTGTTTGATTATGTGAGTACACAATGTTTGAACTgtctgtgcattaaacggtttGGGCTGTATTAATCTCACAAATGTATGGAAGAGGAAAAACTGGGATAACATTTTAGTTCTTTGTAAGCCTTATACTAATAAGAACAATACAGATAACAATATAGTTCTTTGCAATAGTTctctatatacacacaagtAGTACAGTCTTTCTGTAATCAGGTTAATTTAAACCACCATACAACTTCTATGAACACCCATTACTGTGATGTATTATACAACACAATGAAGAAATTTActtatgcaaaaaataaaattaacaaaaagctcattttactgGCCATCTCTTTAGCTCTACATTTGATGAGTAATAATGTCGTATGTCAGGCTAAATTTGCATTTGTtcagcattgtgtgtgtgtgtctttttgACCAGTTTGGGTACTAATATCTGTGCCATCTCTAACTTTAGTAAGTAGCTGAATGTGTGTGCACTTGTCAATTCGTGCATTAAACACTTATAGTCTGCTCTATCCATCAATGTTCACTatattttatacactttatGTTTGAAGCAAGCCAGTGGATAAATTTAATTCTAAATATATGTGTACACCTCAAATACGGTGATGAATACATAATGATAGACCTTGTCATCTCAGGGAAACCATTATTGCCAATTTCTGTTTTGCATGGTaatgtaatattaaaaaataagacAATATATAACAAGTCTATAAGGTACAACCTTTTTTTCTGATGATAATCTTATGTTCCTGGCTAATAATGGCCAGAATCATGCTGCTTAAATTGTTTATATAACACCAGTTTTATTTAACAGCTGGATAAAGTTAATTGTCTTTCATAGGGAAAAAGTTTTACCCATCTTTAGCAAGTGTGTCTTAAATTTTGGAgctgattgtaatttttttttattaaaaccctACTCCTActgagacattttgtaaaacacaggAAGAAGTAGTCTATCGTTTGTTAATCATctcaaatctttatttaactgataaaagtagaaatacaaagtTTCATTTAGAATTGATGCCTGTAacaccaaaaaagttgggacggaggcatgTTTACCCCTTTGCTctatcacctttcctattaataagACTTTTTGATAGTATGGGGATACTCCATTTACATttgtgtcatttagcagacgcttttatccaaagcgacttacaattatgactgaatacagtttgagcaattgagggttaagggcctcgctcaggggcccaacaatggcaacttggtggtggtggggcttaaaccaacaaccttccgattactagtctggtaccttaaccactaagctaccactgtccctacactactgaggacactaattgttgcagttttacaaGAGGATTTTTGTCCATtcctgcttgatacaagacttcagcggtagactgtgttgagtgacaatggttttctgaaatactctcaagcccatgtggctacgttttctgatgcagtgccgtctgagagctCAAATGCACATtaaagataaaacattaaacatctcTCCAAATTCCCTGACATTTATCTACcatacaatattatgtatagtAGAAGGTGAAAGCCTACATTATTTGCAATTTTTTAACTGACAATGGTCTCTGTCACAACTTTTTGGGagagtgttgcaggcatcaaattccaaatgtgtttttatttaaaaaaatcaatcagTGGAAAAATGGAatctttttttctacttttgtcagttaaataattaTTCaggaaaattaacaaatcattgattttttctttacagaatgtcccaaccttttctaaaatagggtttgtatatTTTTCTAAAGTGATCTACAatttcttaaatttttttttataagtaTTGCTTTGTATTTCAGGAAATGGAGGAGGATCTGGCAGAGTCGGAGGAATACAGGGAGGCtagaagcattttagactcagttAAACTGGATGGATAATGTACAAACACATAGTCACCCAGTCAaaagtgtc
Coding sequences:
- the tbca gene encoding tubulin-specific chaperone A → MTDPRIRQIKIKTGVVKRLAKEEVLYIKEAKQQEEKIEQLKAESGDEYVIKKQIEVLQESKMMIPDCHRRLAMAHADLQQLLEMEEDLAESEEYREARSILDSVKLDG